A stretch of Myceligenerans xiligouense DNA encodes these proteins:
- the arc gene encoding proteasome ATPase, whose translation MPNRDYERQIALLSAKNERLAEALRAARDQIVELKKQLDDLAKPPGTYATFLGAHPDGSVDISSSGRKMHVAASPSLDVSRLSPGQEVKLNEAMTVVAAGEYERTGELVTVKELLGGGRVLVVGRADEERVVRLAGSVAEEVLRVGDSLTVDTRSGFVFEVVPKSEVEELVLEEVPDIDYGDIGGLGPQIEAIRDAVELPFAHPDLFREHGLRPPKGVLLYGPPGCGKTLIAKAVAHSLAGMVAKANGGDPSAKSFFLNVKGPELLNKYVGETERHIRLIFARAREKASQGMPVVVFFDEMESLFRTRGTGLSSDVETTIVPQLLAEIDGVERLDNVIVIGASNREDMIDPAILRPGRLDVKIKIERPDAEGAKEIFAKYLTEGLPIHPEDVAEYGGNTAAALDGMITSVVERMYSEDEENQFLEVTYASGDKETLFFKDFNSGAMIENVVDRAKKNAIKDFLSTGQKGIRVDHLLSACVDEFQENEDLPNTTNPDDWARISGKKGERIVFIRTIVQKKGEGATPRTIDTVQNTGQYL comes from the coding sequence ATGCCCAATCGCGACTACGAGCGTCAGATCGCCCTCCTCTCAGCAAAGAACGAGCGCCTCGCCGAGGCGCTGCGCGCCGCGCGTGACCAGATCGTCGAGCTGAAGAAGCAGCTCGACGACCTGGCCAAGCCGCCGGGCACCTACGCCACCTTCCTCGGGGCACACCCCGACGGATCGGTGGACATCTCGTCCTCGGGTCGCAAGATGCACGTGGCGGCCAGCCCCAGCCTCGACGTGTCCCGGCTGAGCCCGGGCCAGGAGGTCAAGCTCAACGAGGCGATGACGGTGGTGGCCGCCGGCGAGTACGAGCGCACCGGCGAACTGGTCACCGTCAAGGAGCTGCTCGGTGGCGGCCGGGTGCTCGTCGTCGGCCGCGCGGACGAGGAGCGCGTGGTGCGCCTCGCGGGCTCGGTCGCCGAGGAGGTGCTCCGGGTGGGTGACTCGCTCACCGTGGACACCCGCAGCGGCTTCGTGTTCGAGGTGGTGCCCAAGTCCGAGGTCGAGGAGCTCGTCCTCGAGGAGGTTCCCGACATCGACTACGGCGACATCGGTGGTCTCGGTCCGCAGATCGAGGCCATCCGTGACGCCGTCGAGCTGCCGTTCGCCCACCCCGACCTGTTCCGGGAGCACGGCCTGCGCCCGCCCAAGGGCGTGCTGCTGTACGGCCCGCCCGGCTGCGGCAAGACGCTCATCGCCAAGGCCGTCGCGCACTCCCTGGCCGGGATGGTCGCGAAGGCCAACGGTGGCGACCCGTCGGCGAAGAGCTTCTTCCTCAACGTCAAGGGCCCGGAGCTGCTCAACAAGTACGTGGGCGAGACCGAGCGGCACATCCGCCTGATCTTCGCCCGCGCCCGGGAGAAGGCCTCCCAGGGCATGCCCGTCGTCGTGTTCTTCGACGAGATGGAGTCGCTGTTCCGCACCCGCGGCACCGGGCTGTCGTCCGACGTCGAGACCACCATCGTGCCGCAGCTCCTGGCGGAGATCGACGGCGTGGAACGGCTCGACAACGTGATCGTCATCGGTGCGTCCAACCGTGAGGACATGATCGACCCGGCGATCCTGCGCCCGGGCCGGCTCGACGTGAAGATCAAGATCGAGCGCCCGGACGCCGAGGGGGCCAAGGAGATCTTCGCCAAGTACCTCACCGAGGGCCTGCCCATCCATCCCGAGGACGTCGCGGAGTACGGCGGCAACACCGCCGCGGCGCTCGACGGGATGATCACCTCGGTCGTGGAGCGCATGTACTCCGAGGACGAGGAGAACCAGTTCCTGGAGGTCACCTACGCGTCCGGGGACAAGGAGACCCTGTTCTTCAAGGACTTCAACTCCGGCGCCATGATCGAGAACGTCGTGGACCGGGCGAAGAAGAACGCGATCAAGGACTTCCTGTCCACCGGCCAGAAGGGCATCCGCGTCGACCACCTGCTCTCGGCATGCGTCGACGAGTTCCAGGAGAACGAGGACCTGCCCAACACCACCAACCCCGACGACTGGGCCCGGATCAGCGGCAAGAAGGGGGAGCGCATCGTCTTCATCCGCACCATCGTCCAGAAGAAGGGCGAAGGCGCGACGCCGCGCACCATCGACACGGTTCAGAACACGGGGCAGTACCTGTGA
- the dop gene encoding depupylase/deamidase Dop has protein sequence MGIETEYGVLQPGRPLANPMLLSSQVVTTYRAIADRDASARSRARWDYDDEDPLQDARGFRLEQASAHPSMITNDPARPAPPGPQTGQVPMVGARPGTGQIPVVRGGQGSPPQDVERPATEEYDDPSAANVILTNGARLYVDHAHPEYSSPEVTNPVDLVRWDVAGERVMLAAVRALAAVPGSETVLYKNNVDGKGASYGTHENYLVDRALSFATLAELITPFLVTRQVYTGSGRVGLGAAGGQPGYQLSQRADYIEAEIGLETTLRRPIVNTRDEPHADRQRWRRLHLILGDANCMEVPTYLKAGVTSLFLWVLEHLSELADAGVDARKELGALKLADPVAAVQRVSRDLDLSLPLDLADGRTMTALEIQGVCADVVRRSLKTLGSDPDSDAVLERWTSLVERLGVDRASCAREVEWIAKLRLLEGLRRRDGLDWEHPRLHAMDLQWSDVRPERGIYHRLLAKGAVDRIVDEASVARAVDHPPVDTRAWFRGEVMARYGDQVSAASWDSVIFDVGGRQTLQRVPMLDPARGTEAIVGPLLDASPDAVTLLRRLSGEG, from the coding sequence ATGGGAATCGAGACCGAGTACGGGGTGCTGCAGCCGGGGCGCCCGCTGGCGAATCCGATGCTGCTGTCCAGCCAGGTGGTGACGACCTACCGCGCCATCGCGGATCGTGACGCCTCCGCGCGGAGCAGGGCACGGTGGGACTACGACGACGAGGATCCGCTGCAGGACGCCCGGGGGTTCCGTCTGGAGCAGGCGTCGGCCCACCCGTCGATGATCACGAACGACCCGGCGCGCCCGGCGCCGCCGGGCCCGCAGACCGGACAGGTGCCCATGGTCGGCGCTCGGCCCGGGACGGGGCAGATCCCGGTGGTGCGCGGCGGGCAGGGCTCGCCGCCGCAGGACGTGGAGCGGCCGGCCACCGAGGAGTACGACGACCCGAGCGCCGCGAACGTCATTCTCACCAACGGTGCGCGGCTGTACGTGGACCACGCGCACCCGGAGTACTCGTCGCCGGAGGTCACCAACCCGGTCGACCTGGTGCGCTGGGACGTGGCGGGGGAGCGGGTCATGCTCGCGGCCGTCCGCGCCCTCGCGGCGGTACCGGGCAGCGAGACGGTCCTGTACAAGAACAACGTGGACGGCAAGGGCGCCAGCTACGGCACGCACGAGAACTACCTGGTGGATCGCGCCCTGTCGTTCGCCACGCTCGCGGAGCTCATCACCCCGTTCCTCGTGACCCGGCAGGTGTACACGGGCTCGGGCCGGGTGGGCCTCGGTGCCGCGGGCGGGCAGCCCGGTTACCAGCTCTCGCAGCGCGCCGACTACATCGAGGCCGAGATCGGCCTGGAGACCACGCTGCGCCGGCCCATCGTGAACACGCGCGACGAACCGCACGCGGACCGGCAGCGCTGGCGCCGCCTGCACCTGATCCTCGGTGACGCGAACTGCATGGAGGTCCCCACCTACCTCAAGGCGGGGGTGACATCGCTGTTCCTGTGGGTGCTGGAGCACCTGAGCGAGCTCGCCGACGCCGGCGTGGACGCCCGCAAGGAGCTCGGCGCCCTGAAGCTCGCCGACCCGGTGGCCGCCGTCCAGCGTGTCTCCCGGGACCTGGACCTGTCCCTGCCGCTGGACCTCGCGGACGGGCGGACGATGACGGCGCTCGAGATCCAGGGCGTCTGCGCCGACGTGGTCCGGCGCTCGCTCAAGACGCTCGGCAGCGACCCGGACTCCGACGCGGTGCTGGAGCGCTGGACGTCCCTGGTGGAACGGCTGGGGGTGGACCGGGCCTCGTGCGCGCGCGAGGTGGAGTGGATCGCGAAGCTGCGCCTGCTGGAGGGGCTGCGCCGGCGGGACGGGCTGGACTGGGAGCACCCGCGGCTGCACGCCATGGACCTGCAGTGGTCGGACGTGCGGCCCGAGCGCGGCATCTACCACCGGTTGCTGGCCAAGGGGGCCGTCGACCGGATCGTCGACGAGGCCTCGGTGGCGCGCGCCGTCGACCATCCGCCGGTCGACACCCGGGCGTGGTTCCGCGGGGAGGTGATGGCGCGGTACGGCGACCAGGTCTCGGCGGCGAGCTGGGACTCGGTGATCTTCGACGTCGGCGGGCGGCAGACGTTGCAGCGCGTCCCGATGCTCGACCCGGCGCGGGGAACCGAGGCGATCGTCGGTCCGTTGCTCGATGCGAGCCCCGACGCCGTGACCCTTTTACGGAGACTTTCCGGCGAGGGGTGA
- a CDS encoding ubiquitin-like protein Pup, with the protein MAGQERINPSHEDRTPDDDAADAPAPAGQAQQRDDEVDELLDEIDDVLESNAESFVRGFVQKGGQ; encoded by the coding sequence ATGGCCGGTCAGGAACGTATCAACCCGTCACACGAGGACCGCACGCCCGACGACGACGCCGCGGACGCTCCGGCCCCCGCGGGCCAGGCGCAGCAGCGCGATGACGAGGTCGACGAGCTGCTGGACGAGATCGACGACGTGCTCGAGTCGAACGCCGAGTCGTTCGTGCGTGGCTTCGTGCAGAAGGGCGGCCAGTAG
- the prcB gene encoding proteasome subunit beta has translation MDGFGGGPHGRGQGRLPDAFLRPGSSSFLEFLAEHAPDRLPGAAVTAGAGPSGYPGAPGAAAGQGGYRSDLSPHATTIVAVTFGAGRPEGGRGTVSGSGGVVMAGDRRATSGPMIASRSMEKVYPADDYSAVGIAGAAGIGIELVKLYQLELEHYEKIEGSLLSLEGKANRLATMLRGNLPMAMQGLTVVPLFAGYDLERGEGRIFSYDPTGGCYEEYEHHGVGSGSLFARGAMKKLWRPGLDAAGAVAVAVEALYDAADDDSATGGPDTVRRIFPVVATVTADGYSRQPDDDVAAVAERIAAERRERGSLA, from the coding sequence TTGGACGGCTTCGGAGGCGGCCCGCACGGCCGCGGTCAAGGACGGCTCCCGGACGCGTTCCTGCGCCCGGGATCGTCGTCGTTCCTCGAGTTCCTCGCGGAGCACGCGCCTGATCGCCTGCCGGGCGCGGCCGTCACCGCCGGCGCGGGCCCGAGCGGGTATCCCGGCGCGCCGGGCGCCGCCGCCGGGCAGGGCGGTTATCGCAGCGACCTGTCACCGCACGCCACCACGATCGTCGCGGTGACGTTCGGCGCCGGGCGGCCCGAGGGCGGCAGGGGCACCGTGTCGGGGTCGGGCGGCGTCGTCATGGCCGGCGACCGCCGCGCGACCTCCGGGCCGATGATCGCCAGCCGGTCCATGGAGAAGGTGTACCCCGCCGACGACTACTCGGCAGTCGGCATCGCCGGCGCGGCCGGCATCGGCATCGAGCTGGTCAAGCTCTACCAGCTCGAGCTGGAGCACTACGAGAAGATCGAGGGCTCGCTGCTCTCCCTGGAGGGCAAGGCGAACCGCCTGGCCACGATGCTGCGGGGCAACCTGCCGATGGCGATGCAGGGCCTGACGGTCGTGCCGCTGTTCGCGGGCTACGACCTGGAGCGCGGCGAGGGCCGGATCTTCTCCTACGACCCGACCGGCGGCTGCTACGAGGAGTACGAGCACCACGGCGTGGGCTCGGGCTCGCTGTTCGCCCGGGGTGCCATGAAGAAGCTGTGGCGGCCGGGTCTGGACGCGGCCGGTGCGGTCGCCGTCGCCGTCGAGGCGCTGTACGACGCCGCCGACGACGACTCCGCCACCGGAGGGCCCGACACGGTGCGGCGGATCTTCCCCGTCGTCGCCACGGTCACCGCCGACGGCTATTCTCGTCAGCCCGACGACGACGTCGCCGCCGTCGCCGAACGGATCGCCGCCGAGCGGCGGGAACGGGGGTCGCTCGCATGA
- the prcA gene encoding proteasome subunit alpha, with protein sequence MNMPFYVSPEQLMKDRADFARKGIARGRSVVVLAYDAGIAFATENPSRALHKISEIYDRIGFAAVGKYNEFENLRVAGVRYADLRGYTYDRSDVTARGLANAYAQILGTVFITESKPLEVELVVAEVGRTAEDDQIYRLTYDGTVADEHGHVVMGGQAEQLGRKVGEGWRPDMSLGEALRLAVTVLGSSENGTPRTIEPGQLEVAVLERSRPRRAFRRLTKQSLTELLTEEAAEDSGADDAEGPGGTAVPRAVPAAPEKDEPAAPEKDDPADQAGTADPEPGDEGPGKPPPSGTQEGAPQD encoded by the coding sequence ATGAACATGCCCTTCTACGTCTCGCCCGAGCAGCTCATGAAGGACCGGGCGGACTTCGCCCGCAAGGGCATCGCCCGCGGGCGCTCCGTCGTCGTCCTCGCCTACGACGCCGGTATCGCGTTCGCGACGGAGAACCCGTCCCGCGCGCTGCACAAGATCTCCGAGATCTACGACCGCATCGGGTTCGCGGCGGTCGGCAAGTACAACGAGTTCGAGAACCTGCGCGTCGCCGGTGTGCGGTACGCCGACCTGCGCGGCTACACGTACGACCGCTCCGACGTCACCGCCCGCGGCCTGGCCAACGCGTACGCGCAGATCCTCGGGACGGTGTTCATCACCGAGTCCAAGCCGCTGGAGGTGGAGCTCGTCGTCGCGGAGGTCGGCCGGACCGCCGAGGACGACCAGATCTACCGGCTCACCTACGACGGCACGGTCGCCGACGAGCACGGCCACGTGGTCATGGGCGGACAGGCCGAGCAGCTCGGCCGCAAGGTGGGCGAGGGCTGGCGCCCGGACATGAGCCTCGGCGAGGCGCTGCGGCTCGCGGTCACCGTGCTCGGATCGTCGGAGAACGGGACGCCCCGCACGATCGAGCCCGGCCAGCTCGAGGTGGCGGTGCTGGAGCGGTCGCGGCCCCGGCGCGCGTTCCGCCGCCTGACCAAGCAGTCCCTGACCGAACTGCTGACCGAGGAGGCCGCCGAGGACTCGGGGGCCGACGACGCCGAAGGGCCGGGCGGGACCGCGGTGCCGCGAGCCGTGCCCGCGGCACCCGAGAAGGACGAGCCGGCGGCGCCCGAGAAGGACGACCCGGCGGACCAGGCCGGCACCGCCGATCCGGAGCCCGGCGACGAGGGGCCCGGGAAGCCGCCGCCCTCCGGGACGCAGGAGGGGGCGCCACAGGACTGA
- the pafA gene encoding Pup--protein ligase, translating into MDRRIFGLETEYGVTCAADDGRGLSADEVARYLFRKVVAWGRSSNVFLRNGSRLYLDVGSHPEYATAECDDVRQLVAYDRGGERILEGLVEDAQQRLEHEDLPGRIHLFKNNTDSAGNSYGCHENYLVRRGGDFARLSDVLVPFLITRQVLVGAGKVLATPRGAVYCLSQRADHIWEAVSSATTRSRPIINTRDEPHADAEHYRRLHVIVGDSSMAEPTTMLKVGATDLVLRLVEAGLPMRDLSLENPIRAIREISHDRSGRHAVTLANGRSMTAVEIQTEYYERVRDFIEGHGDPTPVVKQVLDLWERGLRALETGDLSLVDRELDWVIKLRLIQRYQAKHDLALDDPRIARLDLAYHDISRTEGLYNLLAARGMVERVTTDLEIFESTAVPPQTTRAKLRGDFVRAAQDARRDYTVDWVHLKLNDQAQRTVLCKDPFRNVDERVERLIESM; encoded by the coding sequence ATGGATCGCAGGATCTTCGGACTGGAGACCGAGTACGGCGTCACCTGCGCCGCCGACGACGGGCGCGGCCTCTCGGCCGACGAGGTGGCCCGATATCTGTTCCGCAAGGTCGTGGCGTGGGGGCGCAGCTCCAACGTGTTCCTGCGCAACGGCTCACGGCTGTACCTCGACGTCGGGTCGCATCCCGAGTACGCGACCGCCGAGTGCGACGACGTGCGGCAACTGGTCGCCTACGACCGCGGCGGCGAGCGGATCCTGGAGGGCCTGGTCGAGGACGCGCAGCAGCGGCTGGAGCACGAGGACCTGCCGGGCCGGATCCACCTGTTCAAGAACAACACGGATTCGGCGGGCAACTCCTACGGCTGCCACGAGAACTACCTCGTGCGGCGTGGCGGGGACTTCGCGCGGCTGAGCGACGTGCTGGTGCCGTTCCTCATCACCCGGCAGGTCCTGGTGGGTGCCGGCAAGGTGCTCGCCACCCCGCGCGGCGCCGTGTACTGCCTGTCGCAGCGCGCGGACCACATCTGGGAGGCCGTCTCCTCCGCGACCACGCGCTCGCGGCCCATCATCAACACCCGGGACGAGCCGCACGCCGACGCCGAGCACTACCGCCGCCTGCACGTCATCGTCGGTGACTCGTCCATGGCGGAGCCCACCACGATGCTCAAGGTCGGGGCGACGGACCTGGTGCTGCGGCTCGTGGAGGCCGGGCTGCCGATGCGGGACCTCAGCCTGGAGAACCCGATCCGCGCGATCCGGGAGATCAGCCACGACCGCTCGGGCAGGCACGCGGTGACGCTGGCCAACGGCCGGTCCATGACCGCCGTGGAGATCCAGACCGAGTACTACGAGCGGGTGCGGGACTTCATCGAGGGCCACGGGGACCCGACCCCGGTGGTCAAGCAGGTGCTCGATCTGTGGGAGCGCGGCCTGCGGGCGCTGGAGACCGGCGACCTGTCGCTGGTGGACCGCGAGCTGGACTGGGTGATCAAGCTCCGCCTCATCCAGCGCTACCAGGCCAAGCACGATCTCGCGCTCGACGACCCGCGGATCGCGCGCCTCGACCTCGCGTACCACGACATCTCCCGGACCGAAGGGCTGTACAACCTGCTCGCCGCGCGCGGGATGGTCGAGCGGGTGACCACGGATCTGGAGATCTTCGAGTCGACGGCGGTCCCGCCGCAGACCACACGCGCGAAGCTGCGCGGGGACTTCGTGCGGGCCGCGCAGGATGCCCGCCGCGACTACACGGTCGACTGGGTGCACCTGAAGCTCAACGACCAGGCGCAGCGCACGGTGCTGTGCAAGGACCCGTTCCGCAACGTCGACGAGCGCGTGGAGCGTCTCATCGAGTCCATGTAG
- a CDS encoding FKBP-type peptidyl-prolyl cis-trans isomerase, with amino-acid sequence MLRRPFVALVLAGLLVTAGACAPASLPVEVGPAPTSTASQAPLDVDGRPGQVPRLLYDKPLEVLEPVSRTVWPGTGERLERDHPVLLNIYAEDGRDGTELQNTFRSAPAPYTMTETSLGNHLFAALRGKRAGARVMLMETDTAGGEEVPVVLVVDVLPTRASGTELADPPGGLPRVTRDDLGVPTVRIPRDAKPPQDLEVVPLVRGRGPQVAEGQVITVELHAVTWADRTVVESTWEEGAPPRSAQVGIGALIEGWDVGLVQQPVGSQVMLVVPPDMAYAGTKNPLAGETLVYVIDILDAHQPVRENEKKKD; translated from the coding sequence GTGCTCCGCCGTCCGTTCGTCGCCCTGGTCCTCGCGGGGCTGCTGGTGACGGCCGGCGCCTGCGCCCCCGCCTCACTCCCGGTCGAGGTCGGCCCGGCACCGACCTCGACCGCGTCGCAGGCACCGCTCGACGTGGACGGCCGGCCGGGACAGGTGCCGCGGCTTCTGTACGACAAGCCGCTGGAGGTCCTGGAGCCGGTGTCGCGGACGGTGTGGCCGGGCACCGGGGAGCGGCTCGAACGGGACCACCCGGTGCTGCTCAACATCTACGCGGAGGACGGCCGGGACGGTACCGAGCTGCAGAACACGTTCCGCAGCGCGCCGGCGCCGTACACGATGACCGAGACCTCGCTCGGCAACCATCTCTTCGCCGCCCTGCGCGGCAAGCGGGCCGGCGCCCGGGTGATGCTGATGGAGACCGACACCGCCGGGGGCGAGGAGGTGCCGGTGGTGCTGGTGGTCGACGTGCTGCCGACGCGCGCCTCCGGCACGGAGCTCGCGGATCCGCCCGGGGGCCTGCCGCGGGTGACCCGCGACGACCTGGGCGTGCCGACGGTGCGGATCCCGCGCGACGCGAAGCCGCCGCAGGACCTCGAGGTGGTGCCGCTGGTCCGGGGCAGGGGCCCGCAGGTGGCGGAGGGGCAGGTCATCACGGTCGAGCTGCACGCCGTCACCTGGGCGGACCGCACGGTCGTGGAGTCCACCTGGGAGGAAGGCGCCCCGCCGCGCTCGGCGCAGGTGGGGATCGGCGCGCTGATCGAGGGCTGGGACGTCGGCCTGGTCCAGCAGCCGGTGGGCTCCCAGGTCATGCTGGTGGTTCCGCCGGACATGGCGTACGCCGGCACGAAGAACCCCCTTGCCGGCGAGACACTGGTGTACGTGATCGACATCCTGGACGCGCACCAGCCCGTCCGGGAGAACGAGAAGAAGAAGGACTGA
- the hisF gene encoding imidazole glycerol phosphate synthase subunit HisF: MSVAIRVIPCLDVDAGRVVKGVNFQNLRDAGDPVELAARYDAEGADELTFLDVSASSAGRDTTVDVVRRTAEQVFVPLTVGGGVRSADDVDRLLRAGADKVGVNTAAIARPELISEIAERFGSQVLVLSVDARRVTGETTTPSGFEVTTHGGRKGTGIDAVEWAEKAAALGAGEILLNSMDADGTAGGFDLEMLADVRARVTVPLIASGGAGEPADFVAAATSGADAVLAASVFHFGTLTIPQVKQEMREAGLEIR, from the coding sequence ATGTCTGTCGCCATCCGCGTGATCCCGTGCCTCGACGTCGACGCCGGGCGCGTCGTCAAGGGGGTCAACTTCCAGAACCTGCGCGACGCCGGCGACCCGGTGGAGCTTGCCGCCCGGTACGACGCCGAGGGCGCGGACGAGCTGACGTTCCTCGACGTCTCGGCCTCCTCGGCGGGCCGCGACACCACGGTGGACGTGGTGCGGCGTACCGCGGAGCAGGTGTTCGTGCCGCTCACGGTCGGCGGCGGCGTGCGTTCCGCCGACGACGTCGACCGCCTCCTGCGAGCCGGTGCGGACAAGGTCGGTGTGAACACGGCGGCGATCGCCCGCCCGGAGCTGATCTCCGAGATCGCCGAGCGGTTCGGCTCGCAGGTGCTCGTGCTGAGCGTGGACGCGCGGCGGGTCACGGGGGAGACGACGACCCCGTCCGGCTTCGAGGTCACCACCCACGGCGGCCGGAAGGGCACCGGGATCGACGCCGTCGAGTGGGCCGAGAAGGCGGCGGCCCTGGGGGCGGGGGAGATCCTGCTCAACTCGATGGACGCGGACGGGACGGCCGGCGGCTTCGATCTGGAGATGCTCGCGGACGTGCGGGCGCGGGTGACGGTGCCCCTGATCGCGTCGGGCGGGGCGGGGGAGCCGGCCGACTTCGTCGCGGCGGCGACCTCCGGCGCGGACGCGGTCCTGGCGGCCAGCGTCTTCCACTTCGGCACGCTCACGATCCCCCAGGTGAAGCAGGAGATGCGCGAGGCGGGCCTGGAGATCCGCTGA
- a CDS encoding ABC transporter ATP-binding protein, producing MTLTGSRTRRSLVLMWRGMRAHAGTYVLAVAASALFGAMTVGVSRAVGWATDAVVVPAIAGDAGARERIWVAGVVLGVVALTLALSVAGRRVWAGYGFADNIADHRSALTTQYLRLPVSWHRAHPAGQLLNHTTSDAEAANGVFNPLPFALGVVVMIATAMVMLFSIDPWLALAALVIFPVTVVANTIYQRFMSPAVTRAQQLRGDVADVAHESFEAALLVKALGTEGREESRFAATAGDLRAANVRVGVVRAIFDPVIQNLPALGTLAVLAVGTWRATTGDVEAGDVVSAAYLLTMMTVPLMAFGWVLGELPRALVGYDRISEAVDAEGELAYGTGRLPVSDSGLEVRFEHVGVDVATTGLVSGTRTLLEGVDLTVAPGATVAVVGPTGAGKTTLVSLLARLSDPTHGRILLDGADARDLAAGEIPSQVALVTQSTFVFEDSVRANITLADQGADGAPSDDQVWEALRLARLDDTIRAHPDGLDAPLGERGANLSGGQRQRLAIARALVRRPRLLVLDDATSAVDPRVEQAILRGLAERSAGAPGHDDAPAGTTVIMVAYRMSSVALADTVVHLDDGGVVDVGPHEDLMARDAGYRELATAYQVEAERREKAAEQADRDDELQEAAR from the coding sequence ATGACGCTGACGGGCTCGCGCACGCGCCGCTCGCTCGTCCTGATGTGGCGCGGTATGCGGGCCCACGCCGGCACCTACGTCCTGGCGGTGGCCGCCTCGGCGCTGTTCGGTGCCATGACCGTGGGTGTCAGCCGGGCCGTGGGCTGGGCCACCGACGCCGTCGTCGTCCCCGCCATCGCCGGTGACGCCGGGGCGCGGGAGCGCATCTGGGTCGCGGGCGTCGTCCTCGGCGTCGTCGCCCTCACGCTGGCCCTGTCCGTGGCCGGACGGCGCGTGTGGGCGGGCTACGGGTTCGCCGACAACATCGCCGACCACCGCAGCGCCCTGACCACGCAGTACCTGCGCCTGCCGGTGTCCTGGCACCGCGCGCACCCCGCCGGGCAGCTCCTCAACCACACCACCTCGGACGCCGAGGCCGCGAACGGCGTGTTCAACCCCCTGCCGTTCGCGCTCGGCGTCGTCGTCATGATCGCCACCGCCATGGTGATGCTCTTCTCCATCGACCCGTGGCTGGCCCTGGCCGCACTCGTGATCTTCCCGGTCACCGTCGTGGCCAACACCATCTACCAGCGCTTCATGTCCCCGGCCGTCACCCGGGCGCAGCAGCTGCGCGGTGACGTGGCGGATGTCGCGCACGAGTCCTTCGAGGCCGCGCTCCTGGTCAAGGCCCTCGGAACCGAGGGCCGCGAGGAGTCCCGCTTCGCCGCCACGGCGGGTGACCTGCGCGCCGCCAACGTGCGCGTCGGCGTGGTGCGCGCGATCTTCGACCCGGTGATCCAGAACCTTCCCGCGCTCGGCACGCTCGCCGTGCTCGCCGTCGGTACGTGGCGCGCCACCACGGGCGACGTCGAGGCCGGCGACGTCGTGAGCGCCGCCTACCTGCTCACCATGATGACGGTGCCGCTCATGGCGTTCGGCTGGGTGCTCGGCGAGCTGCCGCGCGCGCTCGTGGGCTACGACCGCATCTCGGAGGCCGTCGACGCGGAGGGCGAGCTGGCCTACGGCACCGGCCGGCTGCCCGTGTCCGACTCCGGCCTGGAGGTGCGGTTCGAGCACGTCGGGGTCGACGTCGCGACCACCGGGCTGGTGAGCGGGACCCGCACGCTCCTGGAGGGCGTGGACCTGACGGTGGCGCCGGGCGCGACGGTCGCCGTCGTCGGCCCGACGGGCGCGGGCAAGACCACGCTCGTCTCCCTGCTCGCGCGCCTGTCGGACCCCACGCACGGGCGCATCCTGCTCGACGGCGCCGACGCCCGCGACCTCGCCGCCGGCGAGATCCCCTCGCAGGTCGCCCTCGTCACGCAGAGCACGTTCGTGTTCGAGGACTCCGTGCGCGCCAACATCACGCTCGCGGACCAGGGGGCGGACGGCGCGCCGTCGGACGACCAGGTCTGGGAGGCGCTGCGGCTCGCCCGGCTCGACGACACGATCCGTGCGCACCCCGACGGCCTGGACGCCCCGCTCGGCGAGCGCGGTGCCAACCTCTCGGGCGGCCAGCGCCAGCGCCTCGCCATCGCCCGCGCGCTGGTGCGCCGTCCGCGCCTGCTCGTGCTCGACGACGCCACGAGCGCGGTCGACCCGCGGGTCGAGCAGGCGATCCTGCGCGGCCTCGCCGAGCGCTCCGCCGGGGCGCCGGGGCACGACGACGCCCCCGCGGGCACCACGGTGATCATGGTCGCCTACCGGATGAGCTCCGTCGCGCTCGCCGACACCGTGGTGCACCTCGACGACGGGGGCGTGGTCGACGTCGGGCCGCACGAGGACCTCATGGCCCGCGACGCCGGCTACCGCGAGCTCGCCACGGCCTACCAGGTCGAGGCGGAGCGCCGGGAGAAGGCCGCGGAGCAGGCCGACCGCGACGACGAACTGCAGGAGGCGGCCCGATGA